The window GCAGGTGCACCTGGGCGACGACGGCGAGGTCCTGGACATCACCGAGACCGTCCCGAACATCAGCCTGGCCAACCCCATGGACATGGAGTTCGGCCCGGACGGCTCCCTGTACGTGCTGGAGTACGGATCCGGCTACTTCGGCGGGGCCGCCGACTCGGCGCTGTCGCGCATCGACTACACCGGCGGCGGGACCACCCCGGTCGCCGACATCAGCGCCTCCACGACCTCGGGACCGGCCCCGCTGGAGGTGGAGTTCTCCGCCGAGGGCTCCAGCCACCCCGGCGGCCTGCCCCTGGAGTACGCGTGGTCGTTCGGCGACGGCCAGACCTCGACCGAGGTCTCGCCCACCCACACCTTCGAGGAGGCGGGCCAGTACACGGTCGTGCTGACCGTCACCGACCCCGAGGGGCGCACGGGCACGGCCACCACGACGGTCACCGCGGGCAACACCGCGCCCGAGGTCTCCTTCCAGACCCCGCGGGACGGCCAGTTCTTCCACTGGGGTGACCAGATCCCCTTCAGCGTGGACGTGGCGGACGCCGAGGACGGCTCCGTGGGCGAGGGCGTCGACTGCGGCGACGTCGCGGTCACGGCCTCGCTCGGCCACGACAGGCACGCCCACCCGTGGACCCAGTACGACAGCTGCGAGGACGTCAGCATCACCGAGGTCGACGGCGGCCACGGGCACGACATGAACATCTTCTGGGTGCTGGAGGCCGAGTACACCGACTCCGGCGGGGACGGGGCCCCCGGCCTCACCGGAAGCGACGGGGTCACCCTCAAGCCCGCCCGGACGCAGGCCCAGTACTTCACCGACAGCGAGGGGGTCCGGACCGAACCCACCACGGACGCCGAGGGCGGCCTGGTCAACGTCAGCCACATCGGCCACGGCGACTGGACGGCCTACGACACGACCAACCTGGTCGGGGTCGAGCAGATGGAGTTCCGGGTCGCCTCCGCGGGGGCGGGCGGAACCATCGAGGCGCGCATGAACGCCCCCGACGGCGAACTGCTCGGCAGCGTCGACGTGCCCACCACCGGCGGCTGGCAGGAGTGGACCGACGTGACCATGGACGTCACCGACCCCGGGGAGACCTTCACGCTGTACCTGGTCTTCGACGGTGAGGGCCCCGCAGTCGAGGACGGCCTGTTCAACGTCAACTACTTCGAGGCGGTCCTGGACGGCCACGGCGAGCACGGCCCCCAGACCGAGCTGACCAGCCCGCAGGACGGCGCGGTCTTCGAGGAGGGTGCGGACGTCCCCCTCTCCGCCGAGGTCACCGACCACGCCGAGGCCGGTGTGGAGAAGGTGGACTTCCTCGTGGGCGGGGAGGTCGTCGCCACGGTGACCGAGGGCCCGTACACGGCCACCTGGCAGGGGGCCGCGGCGGGCGAGTACGAGGTCAGCGCCGTGGCCACGGACGGCGACGGCAACACCGGCGCCTCCGACACCGCCACCATCACGGTCGAGGCGGGCGGCACCGAGCCGCCCGAGTGCGCCCCGGCCGGGGCCGAGGACGGCTACACCCCCCTGTGGGACGGCCGGACGCTCGACGGATGGAACATGGCGGGCCCGGGCGGGTTCGGCGTCGTCGACGACGGCGAGGGCTGCGCCCTGGAGACCCAGGGTGGCATGGGGCTGCTCTGGCACGAGACGGAGCTGGAGTCCTACCGGCTGAAGCTGGACTTCCTCGCCGCCGAGGAGACGGACAACTCCGGCGTCTTCGTCGGCTTCCCCGGGCCCGGGGACGACCCCTGGGTCGCCGTCAACGAGGGCTACGAGATCCAGATCGACGGCTACGGGGCGCCCGACGGCGACCCGATCCACCAGACCGGCGCCGTCTACGACTTCCAGGCGGCCGACTCCCACCCCGCGCGGGTCGGCGAGTGGAACGAGATGGAGATCGAGGTGGCCGACCCGATGATCCGCGTGTGGATCAACGGGGAGCTGGTGAACGAGTTCGAGAGCACCGACCCGGCGCGTGACCTGTCCTCGGGCCACATCGGGTTGCAGAACCACGGCGACGCCGACCGGGTGCTCTTCCGCGACGTCCGGGTCCAGGAGCTGGACGCGGTCGAACCGGTCACGTTCGCCGAGGTCCAGGAGCGCGTCGACGCCCTGGAGGCCGACGGCGCGCTGACCGTGTCCGAGGCGCGCCGGCTGACCCCGCAGCTGGAACTGGCCGAACACCATCTCAACGTCGGCCGGACCGGGCAGGCCGCGCTGGCCCTGGACCGGTTCGTCGGGGTGGCCGAGGCGGTGGCCGACGAGGCCGCCAGGGAGGAGTTGCTGGAGCTGGCCGACAGGCTGCGCCCGCTCATCGACGACGAGTGACGGGACGCCTCCGGCGCGCGCCCGCCCCCGGTGGGGGCGGCGTCCGCCGGGGGTCCCGTGACCACGGCGGGGCCGGTTCCGGCCGGCCCCGCCGCCCCCCGCGGTGGCGCCCCGCCGGAAAGGAGCGCGACGTCGCGGCGTCCGGCCCCCAGGTACGACGAGAAGAAGGTGTCACGGTGTCCGCCAAAAAGGCCCCCTCCTCCCCCGACCCGTCCCGCGGGACGCAGGCTCCCCCGCCCAGGCTCACCTGGTGGCTGACCGCCGGATCCCTCCTGGTGGTCGCCGCCCTCGTCGGCGTCCTCGTCCTCACCTTCACCGGTGACGACCACACCGCCCCCGACCCGGCGCGAGTCGCCGAACTCCAGGCCTCCGCGCAGCAGCGCGACCGCGCGCAGGTCGACCAGCTCGTCGAACGCACCACCGCCGCGCACGGGCAGCTGGTGCCCGTGGTGGAGAGCCTGGACGCGGCCGTGCCGCCCGACGGCTCCACCCCCGCCGGGGAGGCCCCCGACGCCGGGGAGGTCGACTCCTGGCTGGAGACCGTCCAGGAGGCGGCGGTCCACTTCGAGGACGCCCCCTCCGGCAGCAGCGGCCACAACGTCGCGCACGCGGGGCTGTCCAACGCCGTGGACCTGCTGGGGTCGGCGGTGGTCGCCTACTCCAACGCCGAGCGCGCCCAGGACGGACAGCGGGCGGAACTGCTGGAGCTGGCCGGCGACCTGCGCACCCAGGCGGTGCGCGGCTGGTCGGTGGCGGCCACCCAACTGGACATGGTCAGCGTCGAGTCCGGCCACGGCCACGTCCACCTGTACCTGCCCGCGGCGCCCGGCAGCGGCGCCCTGGGACCCGACGGGGCCGAGCCCGGCGAGGGCGGCGGCGACAGCGGCGACCAGTGACCAGTGACCACCCGGTTCCGGAACACCCGGAGGCACGCAGAGGGGAGCATGCGTTGACGCGAGTCGGAGTATGGCTGATCGGGGCGCGGGGGTCGGTGGCGACCACCGCCGTCCTGGGAGCCCTGGCGGTGCGGTCCGGGGCGTCGGGGCGGACGGGGTGCGTGACCGAGCGCCCCGAGTTCGCCCCGGCGCGCCTGCCCGGGATCGGCGACCTGGTCTTCGGCGGCCACGACGTCTCCGAGATACGCCTGTGCAAGAACGCCGAGCGGCTTGCCCGGGCGGGGGTGCTGCCCGCGCACCTGCCGCCGGCCTTCGCCGACGAACTGGACCGGACCGAGCACCGTCTGCGCCGGGGCCTGCACGCCGCCGCCACCACCGGGGTGGGGCGCCGCGACGTGGACCGCCTGGAGGCGGACCTGCGCGAGTTCGCCGAACGGGAGGCGCTCGAACGCGTCGTGGTGGTGGACCTGTCCAGCACCGAGCCCCGGCCCGAACCGCACGCCGAGCACACCGACGCCGACGCCCTGGAGGCGGCCCTGGACGCCGGGACCGCGCGGATCCCGGCCAGCTCCGCGTACGCCTACGCGGCCCTGCGGGCGGGCTGCGCGTTCGTGGAGTTCACGCCCAATACCGGGCCCCGGCTGCCCGCCCTGGCGCGGCTCGTCGAGCGCTCGGTCGTGCCGTGGGCCGGGTGCGACGGCAAGACCGGGGAGACCCTGGTCAAGAGCGCGCTCGCGCCGATGTTCGCCGCCCGGGCGCTGCACGTGCGCTCGTGGTCCTCGCTCAACCTGCTCGGCGGCGGCGACGGCGCCACCCTGGCCGACCCGGCCAACGCCGAGAGCAAACTCGCGTCCAAGGCGCGGGGTCTGGAGCACATGCTGGGCCACGGCCCGGACGGGCCCCTGCACATCGACTACGTCCCGGACCTGGGCGACGCCAAGGTCGCCTGGGACCACGTCTCGTTCGAGGGGTTCCTGGGGGCGCGGATGACCCTGCAGTTCACCTGGTCGGGCTACGACTCCGCGCTGGCCGCGCCCCTGGTGCTGGACCTGGCGCGGCTGACCGCCCACGCCCACCGGCGGGGCCGGGTGGGCCCCGTGCCGGAGCTGGCGTTCTTCTTCAAGGACCCCGTGGGCACCCGCGAACACGGCCTCGCCGAACAGTGGCGGGCCCTGACGTCCTGGTGCGCGGCACCGGAGGAGGAGGCCGAGTGAGAGCGCGCGACCTGGCGAGGCTGGTGCGCCTGCCCGCGGCGCTGAGCGTTCCCGGCGACACGCTGGCCGGTGCCGCGGCGGCGGGGGGCCTGCGCGGCCCCGGGGCATGGGCGCTGCCCGCCGCCTCGGTGTGCCTGTACTGGGCGGGCATGGCCCTCAACGACTACGCCGACCGGGAGGTGGACGCGGTCGAGCGCCCCGAACGCCCCATCCCCTCGGGAGCGGTGCGCCCCGGCGAGGCCCTGGCGGTCGCCGCGGGGCTGACCGCGACGGGCGTGGGCCTGGCCGCGGCGGCGGGCGGACGCCGGGCGGCGGGGGTGGGCACGGCCCTGGCCGCCACCGTGTGGGGCTACGACCTCCTCCTCAAGAGGACCCCTCTGGCCCCGCTGGGCATGGCGGCGGCCCGGGGGCTGGACGTGCTGCTGGGCGCCGGCGCGCGCCCCGCCGACGCGGCCAGGCCCGCGCTGGCGCTGGCCGTCCACACGCTCGGGGTGACCGCCCTGAGCCGGGGCGAGGTGCACGGGACGCGGCCCTCCGTGGCGGCGGGTGCGCTGGTGTGCACCCTGGCCAGCGCCGCGCTCGCCGCCGCGCCCGCACAGCCCACGCGCGAAGGCGCGGCGGGCGGCGCCGCGGCCAGGGCCCTGGCGGGGGCGCTCGCGGGGGTCTTCGCGCTGGGGGTGGGATCCGCGCAGGCCAGGGCGCTGGTCGAGCCCGAGGCGCACCACGCGCGCGCGGCGACGGGCGCGGGCATCCGGGGGATGATCCCGCTCCAGGCGGCCCTGCTGGCCGGGTACGGCGCGCCGGACGCCGCGTGCGCGCTCGCCGTCGGCGTGCCCGTGGCGGCGAGGGCGTCCAAGGCGGTGTCGTTCACATGAGGTTCGGATACGGCACCAACGGCTTCTGGGACCACCGGCTGGACGACGCGCTGGCCCTGATCGCCGACCTCGGCTACGAGGGGGTGGGGCTGACGCTGGACCACCCGCACCTGGACCCCTTCACGCCGGACGCCTTCGCGCGCACCGCGCGCATCGGTCGGCGGCTGTCCGAACTGGGGCTGGCGGTGGTCGTGGAGACCGGTGCCCGCTACCTGATGGACCCGCGCCGCAAGCACGAGCCCACCCTGGTCTCCGACGAGGGCGCCGAGCTGCGGGTGGACCTGCTGCGCCGCGCGGTGCGCGTCGCCGACGACCTGGGGGCCGAGGCCGTCTCCTTCTGGTCGGGCATCCTCCCGGCGGGGGTGAGCCGGGAGCGGGGCTGGTCGCGGCTGACCTCGGGCGTGGAGCGGGTCCTGGCCACCGCCGACGACCTCGGCGTGGACTGCGCGTTCGAGCCCGAGCCCGGCATGTTCGTAGAACGGGTGGCCGACGCGCTGGAGCTGCGCGAGCGGCTGGGCGACCCGCCGCGCCTGCGGGTGACGGTGGACGTCGGGCACGGCGTGTGCAACGAGCCGGACGGCCCCGAGGGCGCGGTCCGGCGGGCCGGGGCCCTGATCGCCAACGTCCAGCTGGACGACATGCGGCCGGGCGTGCACGAGCACCTGGAGTTCGGCGACGGCGAGATCGACCTGCCCGGGGTCCTGGGCGCTCTGGAGGATGTCGGCTACCGGGGTCTGGCGTCGGTGGAGCTGCCCCGCCACGGGCACGCCGCTCCCCTGGTGGCCGAGCGGTCGATCCGCGCGCTCACGCGGGCGCTGGCCGACTCCCGCGCGCGGAGGGCGGGGGTGTGAGCGGGGAGTACGCCTTCCTGGACACGGACGCGGCGCGCGGGGCCCTGGCCGCCCAGGTCGGGCAGGTGCGCGAGCGGCCCGCGCGGATCGCCGTGCTCTTCCCCGCGGCGGCCAGGAGCGTGGCGCGCGGGGCCGGTCCGTCGGGCGACCCCGACGGGGTGGCCGGGCCGACCCTGGAGGACATGGCGCGCGTGGAGCTGCTGGCCGCGCTGTCCGGGGCCCTGGCCCCGCCGGAGCTGGCCCGGGAGGTCCGCGACCTGTACCACCACGGTGACGCGGGTGAGCGGCGCGCCGTCCTGCGGGGCCTGGACGCGCTCGACGTGCGCGGCCGGGGCCGGGAGGAGGTGGCCGGTGCGGCGCGCGAGCTGCTGGCCGACGCGATGCGCGCCAACGACACCCGGCTGGTCGCGGCGGCGGCCGCCAGCGCGGCGACGGCCCTGCTCGACGCCGACTCCTGGCGCCAGGGAATCCTCAAGTGCCTGTTCACCGGGGTGCCGCTGGGATCGGCGGCCGGGCTGCCCGACCGCGCCGATGAGGAGCTGGCGCGCATGTGCGCCGACCACGCCGAGGAGCGGCTCCTGGCGGGGCGGCCGGTCCCCGCCGACGTCCACCTCGTGCTGCGGCACTTCCCCGGGCAGGCCGCCCGCCTGGACTCCCACCGAACGGAGGCGTGATGCGTATCTTCGACCCGCACATCCACATGACCTCGCGCACCACCGACGACTACGAGGCGATGTACGCCGCCGGGGTGCGCGCGGTGGTCGAGCCGTCGTTCTGGCTGGGCCAGCCCCGGACCGGCGTGAGCTCGTTCCGCGACTACTTCGACGGCCTCGTGGGCTGGGAGCGGTTCCGGGCCGAGCGGTTCGGGATCCGCCACCACTGCACGATCGCGCTCAACCCGAAGGAGGCCAACGACCCCCGCCTGTCGGGGGTGCTGGACCTGCTCCCCCGCTACCTGGCCAAGGACGGCGTGGTGGCGGTCGGCGAGGTGGGCTTCGACTCCGGCACCGCCGAGGAGGAGAGGGCCTTCCGCCACCAGCTGGAGCTGGCCGGGGAGTTCGGGCTGCCCGTCCTGGTGCACACCCCGCACCGGGACAAGGCGGCCGGGACCCGCCGCACCCTCCAGCTGGTCGCCGAGTCGGGGCTGGCGCCCGAGCGGGTGCTCGTGGACCACCTCAACGAGGCCACTGTGGCCATGGTGCACGAGTCGGGGTGCACGCTGGGCTTCTCCATCTACCCCGACACCAAGATGAGCCCGGAGCGCATGGTCCGCGTCCTGTCGGAGTGGGGCCCGGAGCGGATGGTGGTCAACTCCGCCGCCGACTGGGGCCGCAGCGACCCGCTCGCCACCCTGCGCACCGGCGAGGCCATGCTCGCCGCGGGCTTCACCGGACGCGACGTCGAACGCGTGCTGTGGGACAACCCGGTGGAGTTCTACGGCCGCAGCGGGCGCCTGCTGCTGGACGACGTGCACGGGGCCGACCACACCGCGACCTACTCGGGGAACTCGGTGCTGCGCGGCGAGCGCGCGGGCGGGGGTGCCGCGTGAGGCTGCGCCACCCCGACGGAACGGTCGTCCACCTCGCCTACTGCACCAACGTGCACCCCGCCGAGGACCTGGACGGCGTCCTGCGCCAGATCCGCGTCCACGGCGGCGGCGTGCGCGAGGCCCTGGGCGCGGACCGGCTCGGCCTGGGCCTGTGGCTGCCCGCCCCGCTGGCCCGGGAGCTGGCGGCCGATCCGCGCCTGACCGACCGGCTGCGCGCGGAGCTGGAGGCCAACGGGCTGGAGACGGTGACCCTCAACGCCTTCCCCTACACCGGGTTCCACGCGCCCGTGGTCAAGCGGGCCGTGTACCACCCCGACTGGACCGACCGGGCCCGGCTGGACTACACGGTGGACTGCGCCCGGGTGCTGGCCGGGCTGCTGCCCGACGACGCCGCGCGCGGCAGCGTCTCCACCCTCCCCCTGGCCTGGCGCGAACCGTGGGACCCCGGCCGCCTGGCCGCCGCCCGCGCGCACCTGGCCGAACTCTCCGACGCCCTGGAGGACCTGGCACGGCAGGGGCGGCCGGTGCGGGTGGGACTGGAGCCCGAACCGGGGTGCGTCGTCGAGACCACCCGGGACGCGGCCCGCCTGCTCGGGGATCCGCCGCCGCACCTGGGAGTGTGCCTGGACACCTGCCACCTGGCGACGGCCTTCGAGGAGCCGGGGGCGGCCCTGGACCGGCTCTCCGGCGCGGGCCTGCCCGTGGTCAAGACCCAGGCGTCGGCGGCCGTGGAGGTCCCCGACCCCGCCGACCCGGCCGCGCGCGAGGCCCTCGCCGCCTTCACCGAGGACCGCTTCCTGCACCAGACGCGCGCACACGGCGGGGACGGGGCGCGGGAGGGCCGCGACGACCTGCACGAGGCCCTGGGCGGCGCCGTCCCCCTGCCCGACGACGCGCCCTGGCGCACCCACTTCCACGTGCCCCTGCACGCGCCCGCCGCCGCCCCGCTGCGCGGGACCAACGAGCACCTCGCCCGCACCCTCGAATGCCTCCTGGGGCCCGGCGGCGCGCGCACCGACCACGTGGAGGTGGAGACCTACACCTGGTCGGTGCTGCCGAGGGAGCGGCGCCCCGCCGACGGCAGGGGGCTCACCGAGGGCATCGCCGCCGAGGTGGCCTGGGCCCGCGACCGGTTGACCGACCTCGGCCTGACCCTGCTCTGACACCCCGCGAACCGAAGGGACACCCCCATGCCGACGGAGGAACCGCGCCTGCTCGTGGTCGACGCGGTCGGGCTCACGCCCCGGCTGCTGCGGCACGCGCCCCGGCTGCGCGCCGTGGCCGACCAGGGCTGGCAGGCCCCGCTGGAGACCGTCCTGCCCGCCGTGACCTGCACCGTCCAGTCCACGTTCCTGACCGGTCGGACCCCCGCCGGACACGGCGCCGTCGGCAACGGCTGGTACTTCCGGGACCTGGGCGAGGTGTACCTGTGGCGCCAGCACAACCGCCTGGTCCAGGGCGAGAAGGTGTGGGAGACCGCCCGGCGCCACCGGCCGGGTTTTCGCACCGCGAACGTGTGCTGGTGGTACGCCATGGGCGCCACCACCGACTGGACCGTCACGCCCAGGCCGGTCTACCACGCCGACGGGCGCAAGTCCCCCGACTGCTACACCCGGCCGCCCGCCCTCCACGACGAGCTGACCGCGGAGCTGGGGCCCTTCCCGCTCTTCCAGTACTGGGGGCCGACCGCGTCGCTGCGCTCCACCGAGTGGATCGTGGCCGCGACCCGCAGACTGATGCCCCGCGCCGACCTGACCCTGTGCTACGTCCCCCACCTGGACTACGACCTGCAGCGGTACGGCCCCGACTCGGAGCAGGCCCGCCGGGCGGTGGTGGACATGGACGCGGCCCTGGCTCCCCTGCTGGACGACGCCGAGCGCTCGGGCACCGCCGTGATGGTCCTGAGCGAGTACGGCATCACCCCCGCCGACAGGCCCGTGCACGTCAACCGGGTACTGCGCGAGGCAGGGCTGCTGGAGGTGTACACCCAGCACGGGATGGAGTACCTGGACCCGTGGGAGTCGCGCGCCTTCGCGGTGGCCGACCACCAGTGCGCGCACGTCTACGTCCGCGACCCCGGCGACGTGCCCGGGGTCGCCCGCCTCCTGGCCGGGGTGGAGGGGGTGGACCTGGTCCTGGACCGCGACGGGCAGGCGGAGCACGGGCTGGACCACGAGCGCTCCGGCGAGCTGGTCCTCGTGGCCGACCCGGGCGCCTGGTTCACCTACTACTACTGGCTGCGCGACGCGGCGGCTCCGGACTTCGCGCGGGGCGTGGACATCCACCGCAAGCCGGGCTACGACCCCGCCGAACTCTTCCTGGACCCCGCCGACCGGCTGGTCAGAGCCCGCGCGGCGGCCAACCTCGCCCGCAAGAAGGTGGGTCTGCGCTACGCCATGAACGTGGTCCCGCTCGACCCGGGCTGCGTGCGCGGCACCCACGGGCGCGCGCACGCCGACCCCGACGACGGCCCCCTGGTGCTGTGCTCCGACCCCGGCTCCGCCCGGGAACGCGTCGCGGCCACCGAGGTCCGCGACCTCATACTCGGTCTCGCCGGTGTGCCGGCACCGGCGGGGCCGTCCCCTTCCCCCTGACGCGGTCACCGCGGGGGACCACCGGACCACCCCCTCCACCGGGGTCTTGCGCCTATGGCGGGGTTCGGCACCCCGGACTCGCTGCAGGCACGAGGTCACCGCAGGCCAAGGCCCCTCGCGTCGCACCGGCAACGGTTTCGGTCGGTGCCATATGC is drawn from Nocardiopsis dassonvillei subsp. dassonvillei DSM 43111 and contains these coding sequences:
- a CDS encoding ThuA domain-containing protein, with the protein product MKKRPLLTLGALASGVAMALTLTAPVAYADETGEDAFNTLIFSKTTGFRHDSIPHGVALIEALGEEHGFQTAHTEDSSVFNDEELAAYDAVIWLSTTGDVLNEEEQGAFERYIQGGGGFVGVHSASDTHYDWEWYGDLVGGYFASHPPGTQDAQVVVNDRVHPSTEHLPASWQRHDEWYDFDLSPRGDVHVLAGLDEDSYADQVDPGGQMGWDHPIAWCQAYDGGRSWYTGGGHTVESYSEPEFTQHLLGGLRWAAGTAEGDCGATQWDNFEKVTLAQGEDSVGEPMGLAVLPDGRVMHITRGGDVRLWSPDTHTTELIARVPVYNHDEDGLQGVALDPDFEENGWVYLYYAPVIEGVPAGEAPADGSPEDFEPYEGHNNLSRFQFTDGETPALDLDSEQVLLEVGTDRGMCCHVGGHIDFDAEGNLYLATGDDTSAFGSDGYTPIDERESRNPAFDAQRSSANTNDLRGKLLRITPTDDGGYEIPEGNLFPPEEYSGEQTRPEIYAMGLRNPFRFTVDKEDGTVYLGDYGPDANEPDPERGPQNTVSWHAITEPANIGWPYCIGDNSAFVDYDFEAGASGEAFDCAAPVNDSPRNTGLAELPPVTPASIWYSYEESEEFPQLGTGGGAPMGGPAYQFDPELESDTKWPEYYDGIPLFYEWDRDWIKQVHLGDDGEVLDITETVPNISLANPMDMEFGPDGSLYVLEYGSGYFGGAADSALSRIDYTGGGTTPVADISASTTSGPAPLEVEFSAEGSSHPGGLPLEYAWSFGDGQTSTEVSPTHTFEEAGQYTVVLTVTDPEGRTGTATTTVTAGNTAPEVSFQTPRDGQFFHWGDQIPFSVDVADAEDGSVGEGVDCGDVAVTASLGHDRHAHPWTQYDSCEDVSITEVDGGHGHDMNIFWVLEAEYTDSGGDGAPGLTGSDGVTLKPARTQAQYFTDSEGVRTEPTTDAEGGLVNVSHIGHGDWTAYDTTNLVGVEQMEFRVASAGAGGTIEARMNAPDGELLGSVDVPTTGGWQEWTDVTMDVTDPGETFTLYLVFDGEGPAVEDGLFNVNYFEAVLDGHGEHGPQTELTSPQDGAVFEEGADVPLSAEVTDHAEAGVEKVDFLVGGEVVATVTEGPYTATWQGAAAGEYEVSAVATDGDGNTGASDTATITVEAGGTEPPECAPAGAEDGYTPLWDGRTLDGWNMAGPGGFGVVDDGEGCALETQGGMGLLWHETELESYRLKLDFLAAEETDNSGVFVGFPGPGDDPWVAVNEGYEIQIDGYGAPDGDPIHQTGAVYDFQAADSHPARVGEWNEMEIEVADPMIRVWINGELVNEFESTDPARDLSSGHIGLQNHGDADRVLFRDVRVQELDAVEPVTFAEVQERVDALEADGALTVSEARRLTPQLELAEHHLNVGRTGQAALALDRFVGVAEAVADEAAREELLELADRLRPLIDDE
- a CDS encoding inositol-3-phosphate synthase, which translates into the protein MTRVGVWLIGARGSVATTAVLGALAVRSGASGRTGCVTERPEFAPARLPGIGDLVFGGHDVSEIRLCKNAERLARAGVLPAHLPPAFADELDRTEHRLRRGLHAAATTGVGRRDVDRLEADLREFAEREALERVVVVDLSSTEPRPEPHAEHTDADALEAALDAGTARIPASSAYAYAALRAGCAFVEFTPNTGPRLPALARLVERSVVPWAGCDGKTGETLVKSALAPMFAARALHVRSWSSLNLLGGGDGATLADPANAESKLASKARGLEHMLGHGPDGPLHIDYVPDLGDAKVAWDHVSFEGFLGARMTLQFTWSGYDSALAAPLVLDLARLTAHAHRRGRVGPVPELAFFFKDPVGTREHGLAEQWRALTSWCAAPEEEAE
- a CDS encoding SCO3242 family prenyltransferase; this translates as MRARDLARLVRLPAALSVPGDTLAGAAAAGGLRGPGAWALPAASVCLYWAGMALNDYADREVDAVERPERPIPSGAVRPGEALAVAAGLTATGVGLAAAAGGRRAAGVGTALAATVWGYDLLLKRTPLAPLGMAAARGLDVLLGAGARPADAARPALALAVHTLGVTALSRGEVHGTRPSVAAGALVCTLASAALAAAPAQPTREGAAGGAAARALAGALAGVFALGVGSAQARALVEPEAHHARAATGAGIRGMIPLQAALLAGYGAPDAACALAVGVPVAARASKAVSFT
- a CDS encoding sugar phosphate isomerase/epimerase family protein; protein product: MRFGYGTNGFWDHRLDDALALIADLGYEGVGLTLDHPHLDPFTPDAFARTARIGRRLSELGLAVVVETGARYLMDPRRKHEPTLVSDEGAELRVDLLRRAVRVADDLGAEAVSFWSGILPAGVSRERGWSRLTSGVERVLATADDLGVDCAFEPEPGMFVERVADALELRERLGDPPRLRVTVDVGHGVCNEPDGPEGAVRRAGALIANVQLDDMRPGVHEHLEFGDGEIDLPGVLGALEDVGYRGLASVELPRHGHAAPLVAERSIRALTRALADSRARRAGV
- a CDS encoding EboA domain-containing protein, with the protein product MSGEYAFLDTDAARGALAAQVGQVRERPARIAVLFPAAARSVARGAGPSGDPDGVAGPTLEDMARVELLAALSGALAPPELAREVRDLYHHGDAGERRAVLRGLDALDVRGRGREEVAGAARELLADAMRANDTRLVAAAAASAATALLDADSWRQGILKCLFTGVPLGSAAGLPDRADEELARMCADHAEERLLAGRPVPADVHLVLRHFPGQAARLDSHRTEA
- a CDS encoding TatD family hydrolase, producing MRIFDPHIHMTSRTTDDYEAMYAAGVRAVVEPSFWLGQPRTGVSSFRDYFDGLVGWERFRAERFGIRHHCTIALNPKEANDPRLSGVLDLLPRYLAKDGVVAVGEVGFDSGTAEEERAFRHQLELAGEFGLPVLVHTPHRDKAAGTRRTLQLVAESGLAPERVLVDHLNEATVAMVHESGCTLGFSIYPDTKMSPERMVRVLSEWGPERMVVNSAADWGRSDPLATLRTGEAMLAAGFTGRDVERVLWDNPVEFYGRSGRLLLDDVHGADHTATYSGNSVLRGERAGGGAA
- the eboE gene encoding metabolite traffic protein EboE; its protein translation is MRLRHPDGTVVHLAYCTNVHPAEDLDGVLRQIRVHGGGVREALGADRLGLGLWLPAPLARELAADPRLTDRLRAELEANGLETVTLNAFPYTGFHAPVVKRAVYHPDWTDRARLDYTVDCARVLAGLLPDDAARGSVSTLPLAWREPWDPGRLAAARAHLAELSDALEDLARQGRPVRVGLEPEPGCVVETTRDAARLLGDPPPHLGVCLDTCHLATAFEEPGAALDRLSGAGLPVVKTQASAAVEVPDPADPAAREALAAFTEDRFLHQTRAHGGDGAREGRDDLHEALGGAVPLPDDAPWRTHFHVPLHAPAAAPLRGTNEHLARTLECLLGPGGARTDHVEVETYTWSVLPRERRPADGRGLTEGIAAEVAWARDRLTDLGLTLL
- a CDS encoding alkaline phosphatase family protein, which gives rise to MPTEEPRLLVVDAVGLTPRLLRHAPRLRAVADQGWQAPLETVLPAVTCTVQSTFLTGRTPAGHGAVGNGWYFRDLGEVYLWRQHNRLVQGEKVWETARRHRPGFRTANVCWWYAMGATTDWTVTPRPVYHADGRKSPDCYTRPPALHDELTAELGPFPLFQYWGPTASLRSTEWIVAATRRLMPRADLTLCYVPHLDYDLQRYGPDSEQARRAVVDMDAALAPLLDDAERSGTAVMVLSEYGITPADRPVHVNRVLREAGLLEVYTQHGMEYLDPWESRAFAVADHQCAHVYVRDPGDVPGVARLLAGVEGVDLVLDRDGQAEHGLDHERSGELVLVADPGAWFTYYYWLRDAAAPDFARGVDIHRKPGYDPAELFLDPADRLVRARAAANLARKKVGLRYAMNVVPLDPGCVRGTHGRAHADPDDGPLVLCSDPGSARERVAATEVRDLILGLAGVPAPAGPSPSP